From Variimorphobacter saccharofermentans, one genomic window encodes:
- the recN gene encoding DNA repair protein RecN: MLVSLHVKNFAIINEVEVYFKDHLNILTGETGAGKSIIIGSVNAALGAKISKDMIRNGADYAFIELVFETEDKAVLQAMNELDIPMDDNQIIISRKIMSGRSISKINGENVTAAALSTIAELLIDIHGQHEHQSLLHKSKHLEIVDHFAKDEIGELKQELEQCYKRYVKAKQEFDQTGMDEEKRLREISFLEYELNEIEQAALVPGEDEELTARYKKLSNANTISEGLQTVYQLTGYEAASAGDAIGRALRTLMKLAEYDETIQGFLNEVSDIDGLLNDFNRDLSQYLSAMENPEEELHEVTKRLDQINHLKAKYGNSIDQIIAYGKECETKLVQYRDYDEYRSKLNKILIQEEESLNRLCETLSEIRKRKAKELTLKIKEALVALNFLDVKFDIVFEQLPNYTSNGYDEGEFIISTNPGEALKPLSKVASGGELSRIMLGIKSVLADKDEIETLIFDEIDVGISGRTAQKVSEQLSTIAKHHQIICITHLAQIAAMADTHYIIEKQTDGTTTQTMIRELDKEASIDELSRILGGAEITDRVRESAREMKELADTTKKYKL; the protein is encoded by the coding sequence TTGCTTGTTAGTCTGCATGTCAAGAATTTTGCTATTATAAATGAAGTAGAAGTATATTTTAAAGACCATCTGAATATATTGACCGGTGAGACTGGAGCAGGAAAATCCATCATTATTGGTTCAGTTAATGCTGCACTTGGTGCGAAGATCAGTAAAGATATGATCCGCAATGGAGCGGATTATGCATTCATAGAATTAGTATTCGAAACTGAGGATAAAGCAGTATTACAGGCTATGAATGAGCTGGATATTCCAATGGATGATAATCAGATTATTATTTCAAGAAAAATCATGTCGGGAAGAAGTATATCCAAGATTAATGGGGAGAATGTTACTGCAGCTGCTTTATCAACCATTGCTGAATTACTGATTGATATCCATGGACAACACGAACACCAGTCATTGCTACATAAATCAAAGCATTTGGAAATCGTGGACCATTTTGCGAAGGACGAAATTGGAGAACTAAAGCAGGAGCTGGAGCAATGCTATAAACGTTATGTGAAAGCGAAACAGGAATTTGATCAGACAGGTATGGATGAAGAGAAACGCTTGCGAGAGATTTCTTTTTTGGAGTATGAGCTGAATGAAATTGAACAGGCTGCGTTGGTCCCAGGAGAAGATGAGGAGCTGACAGCCCGGTACAAAAAACTATCTAACGCTAATACCATATCTGAAGGATTACAGACAGTCTATCAGCTTACCGGATATGAGGCAGCTTCTGCTGGTGATGCGATCGGACGAGCCTTACGTACTCTCATGAAGCTGGCAGAATATGATGAAACTATTCAGGGCTTTTTGAACGAGGTTTCTGATATCGATGGTCTATTAAATGATTTTAACAGGGATTTATCCCAATATTTATCTGCCATGGAGAACCCGGAGGAAGAACTGCATGAGGTTACCAAACGTCTTGATCAGATAAATCATTTAAAAGCAAAGTATGGCAATTCTATAGATCAAATAATTGCATATGGCAAAGAATGTGAGACAAAGCTTGTACAATATCGAGATTATGATGAATACCGAAGCAAGCTTAATAAAATACTAATTCAAGAGGAAGAAAGTCTTAATCGATTATGTGAAACCCTTTCAGAGATTCGAAAAAGAAAGGCAAAGGAGCTTACTCTGAAAATAAAAGAAGCACTGGTTGCATTAAACTTTCTCGATGTTAAATTTGATATAGTATTTGAACAACTTCCGAATTATACCTCCAATGGCTATGATGAGGGGGAATTTATCATATCAACCAATCCGGGAGAAGCTTTAAAACCGCTTTCGAAGGTAGCTTCGGGTGGCGAATTATCCAGAATAATGCTGGGTATAAAATCAGTATTAGCAGATAAGGATGAGATAGAGACTCTGATATTTGATGAAATTGATGTTGGAATCAGCGGAAGAACAGCACAGAAAGTATCCGAACAGCTTTCCACGATAGCAAAACATCATCAAATAATCTGTATCACACATTTAGCACAAATTGCTGCCATGGCAGATACGCATTATATCATTGAAAAGCAAACAGATGGAACAACAACACAGACTATGATTCGGGAGTTGGATAAGGAAGCTTCAATTGACGAATTATCAAGAATTCTCGGTGGTGCAGAGATAACAGATCGTGTTCGTGAAAGTGCAAGAGAGATGAAAGAGCTGGCAGACACTACTAAAAAATACAAACTTTAA
- the spoIVB gene encoding SpoIVB peptidase: MRIRKKYRKVLIYVLLLNILVLLFLVYYKFVSSIPDEIKIMVDTEENFDFNIPMEANIETEEVGAISVNDLKVPSNQIKINLNEPFRLTSSRKGKYSVNLKLFGLINFKNISLDVIEASELIPCGNPIGIYVETDGILVLGSGRITGEDGLNYEPITNKLKSGDYILAINNTPVLRKKDLINEIQNCNGKDITLLIRRNEEKITVRVTPVRTASGSYKIGAWIRDNTQGIGTLTFISPDGQFGALGHGITDIDTGLLMEVKAGTIYGAEIMSIIKGKEGEPGELIGMIRQSDKYKLGSITNNTYQGIFGKIIGLNEINNNRIISSEPLEMGLKQEVERGKATIRCTIEENVEDYEIEIESVDISNSNHSKGMVIRITDQRLLDLTGGIVQGMSGSPIIQNNKIIGAVTHVFIQDSTKGYGTFIENMVNNLE, translated from the coding sequence ATGAGGATTAGGAAAAAGTACAGAAAAGTACTAATATACGTATTATTACTTAATATTTTAGTATTATTATTCTTAGTTTATTATAAATTCGTTAGTAGCATTCCTGATGAAATCAAAATTATGGTGGATACGGAAGAAAACTTTGATTTTAATATACCGATGGAAGCCAATATTGAAACAGAAGAGGTTGGTGCTATCAGTGTAAATGATCTAAAGGTACCATCAAATCAGATAAAGATCAATCTAAACGAACCTTTCAGATTAACATCATCTCGAAAAGGAAAATACAGTGTAAATCTAAAACTATTCGGTCTTATCAATTTTAAGAATATATCATTAGATGTAATCGAAGCTTCTGAATTAATACCTTGTGGAAACCCAATTGGAATCTATGTTGAAACAGATGGAATCCTTGTATTAGGAAGTGGAAGAATTACGGGAGAGGATGGGCTTAACTATGAACCGATTACGAACAAACTTAAATCCGGAGATTATATCCTTGCAATAAACAATACTCCTGTTCTCAGAAAAAAAGATTTAATTAATGAAATACAAAATTGTAATGGAAAAGACATTACATTATTAATAAGAAGAAACGAGGAAAAGATAACAGTTCGTGTAACTCCCGTCAGAACGGCAAGCGGTAGTTATAAAATAGGTGCATGGATCAGAGACAATACCCAGGGTATTGGTACTCTGACATTTATTTCACCAGATGGACAATTCGGTGCATTAGGACATGGTATCACAGATATTGATACAGGTTTATTGATGGAGGTAAAGGCTGGGACAATTTATGGGGCGGAGATTATGTCAATTATAAAAGGTAAAGAAGGAGAACCGGGGGAATTAATTGGTATGATCCGGCAAAGTGACAAATATAAGCTCGGAAGTATCACAAATAATACGTATCAGGGCATCTTCGGGAAAATAATAGGATTGAATGAAATCAATAATAACCGAATCATTTCTTCTGAACCTTTGGAGATGGGTCTAAAGCAAGAGGTAGAGCGTGGAAAAGCAACAATTCGATGTACTATCGAGGAAAACGTAGAGGATTATGAAATTGAAATAGAAAGCGTTGACATAAGCAATAGCAATCACAGTAAGGGGATGGTAATTCGAATAACAGATCAAAGACTTCTTGATTTGACAGGGGGAATAGTACAAGGTATGAGTGGAAGCCCAATTATCCAAAATAATAAGATAATAGGTGCAGTTACGCATGTATTTATACAGGATTCAACGAAAGGCTATGGTACATTTATCGAAAACATGGTAAATAATTTAGAATAA